A genomic window from Bacteroidales bacterium includes:
- a CDS encoding T9SS C-terminal target domain-containing protein: MKNTFRILPVIVLSLALAITVHAEQVHLKSGSTSIIKSTAAGCLPGANFKYLELNNVRTRINTGGDMWWDFENAQYEIPKGSKKMSMFSAALWIGGIDANGQLKLAAHRYRQVGVDYWPGPLTTDGTAAVTEQTCAAYDKMWYITRQEVDDFLAAYDDPAIWETYKNTIPSSITNWPAHGDVTLGQSYYLAPFFDRDADGDYNPLNGDYPYYDVSNELCHTKTSTAEGNGILVDQVIKGDATLWWVFNDKGNIHTETSGQPIGFEIRAQAFAFATNDEINDMTFYSYEIINRSTYRLTNTYFSQWVDTDLGYANDDYVGCDVMRGLGYCYNGTPKDGNGQAWAYGEQPPAIGVDFFQGPYIDNDGFDNPSFKQDASKLGPSYNGDCDIVFQDSTYQRLPNGAGDSIYTFVNAAAINGVNFGNGIIDDERFGMRRFVYHNNSNSGVPSYMWDPDVASQYYQFLRGFWRDNTQMLYGGNAHVSSGATGPACYFMFPNETDICNWGTRGLVPNPKKWTEVTAGNQPQDRRFMESAGPFTLEPGAVNYITVGIPWARAVSGGPEASVKLLQSVDDKCQMLFDNCFKVISGPNAPDLTIRELENKLIVYISNRKANDAGNNFHEGYAELDPRIQPPPGEIWDPYYKFEGYKVYQLKNSNVTIADIENDELARQVFQCDVKNGVSRLVNFTFDQLLGASVPTEEVNGSNQGIVHSFELTKDAFTGNDLVNHIQYYYLAVAYAHNNYKDFIPTVAENLNGQKQPYLPGRKNIKVYTGIPHVPIGPVAFKGDYGQEVEITRTSGQGNGGNILELSDATIAEILSKSPADSINVYGSPNYPIAYNATYKLGSGPIKVKVIDPLNVKDGNYTVALDSMFSILVPVGSRDTAMPTTRWRLIDNETGTVYRSDTTIDLQNEQLFIDLGLSVMMSQTLYPGIYEPESGKYAPILPNNGIQEGSVEYADPENPWLFFIPDIDGGGALNWIRSGNQTADDARENDWDAPDKPFDPDQNYEKLLGGTWSPYLLVASSKQDTAGLAYGEPIAKLSKNSSYFSDLASVDIVFTDDKTKWTRCPVIEMCPYSDLAEGNAKQFDLRAHRSVNQEGDTNVSNTDPAMNSDYISTHGMGWFPGYAINIETGERLNMIFGEDSHLTDDNGNDMIFNPTSTVFDDQGRAVFGGKHYLYIMSHTSGKENRISLPPTSPIKAADLNFPAYDAGAFFVKEMKRAFTVAVYAKQLRAYLFGNAMWTSIPMANPASPWLSSDVKIKLRITKPYARYYSEPMTGEFVANHNQNNFWPMYNFSTKAVTTVTDSTEKSVSDLDKINIVPNPYNGYSPYEVNQLDNRVKIVNLPQRCTITIYSTGGSVIRTFNKDESKTYIDWDLKNFAGIPVAGGVYIIHVKVPEVGEKVIKWFGAMRPIDLNAF, from the coding sequence ATGAAAAATACATTCCGTATTTTGCCGGTGATAGTCCTAAGCCTTGCGCTAGCCATCACAGTACATGCTGAGCAAGTTCACCTGAAATCAGGGAGTACTTCCATCATAAAATCAACGGCTGCCGGTTGCTTGCCGGGAGCAAACTTCAAATACCTTGAACTCAATAATGTACGTACCCGTATCAATACCGGGGGCGATATGTGGTGGGATTTTGAAAATGCACAATATGAAATCCCTAAAGGTTCCAAGAAAATGTCAATGTTTAGTGCAGCCCTCTGGATCGGGGGTATTGATGCTAACGGACAGTTGAAACTGGCTGCTCACAGGTATCGCCAGGTTGGTGTCGACTATTGGCCCGGCCCTCTTACAACAGATGGAACAGCAGCTGTTACTGAACAAACCTGTGCTGCTTATGATAAAATGTGGTACATCACCCGCCAGGAAGTTGATGATTTCCTTGCAGCCTATGATGATCCTGCAATATGGGAAACCTATAAAAACACGATTCCATCATCCATAACCAACTGGCCTGCTCATGGAGACGTAACACTGGGCCAGAGTTACTACCTGGCACCATTCTTTGACAGGGATGCCGATGGTGATTATAATCCTCTTAATGGTGACTACCCCTATTATGATGTTAGCAATGAACTTTGCCACACCAAAACTTCAACTGCTGAAGGAAACGGTATCCTCGTCGACCAGGTTATCAAAGGTGATGCTACTCTATGGTGGGTATTTAATGATAAAGGTAATATCCATACAGAAACCTCAGGTCAACCTATTGGTTTTGAAATTCGTGCGCAGGCCTTTGCTTTTGCTACCAATGATGAAATCAATGACATGACTTTCTATAGTTATGAAATTATAAACCGTTCTACCTATCGTCTTACCAACACTTACTTCAGTCAATGGGTGGATACCGACCTTGGTTATGCAAACGATGACTATGTAGGTTGCGACGTTATGCGTGGATTGGGATATTGCTATAATGGAACTCCTAAAGACGGTAACGGTCAGGCATGGGCATATGGTGAACAACCCCCAGCCATTGGTGTTGACTTTTTCCAGGGACCATATATTGATAATGATGGTTTTGATAACCCTTCGTTTAAACAAGATGCCAGTAAACTAGGGCCTTCCTATAATGGTGATTGTGATATCGTTTTCCAGGATTCAACCTATCAGCGTCTGCCAAACGGGGCCGGTGATTCCATCTATACTTTTGTTAATGCTGCTGCAATCAATGGTGTAAATTTTGGAAACGGCATTATTGACGATGAACGTTTTGGAATGCGCCGTTTCGTTTATCATAATAATAGTAACTCAGGAGTACCTTCCTATATGTGGGATCCGGATGTAGCATCACAGTATTACCAATTCCTTCGTGGATTCTGGCGTGACAATACTCAGATGTTATATGGCGGAAATGCCCATGTTTCTTCAGGTGCTACCGGTCCTGCCTGTTATTTCATGTTCCCAAATGAAACTGATATATGTAACTGGGGAACCAGGGGTTTAGTTCCAAATCCAAAGAAATGGACTGAAGTAACCGCAGGTAACCAACCACAGGACAGACGTTTCATGGAATCTGCCGGACCCTTCACTCTTGAACCGGGTGCTGTGAACTACATCACTGTTGGTATTCCATGGGCTCGTGCCGTTTCCGGCGGACCTGAAGCCTCAGTTAAACTCCTTCAGTCAGTTGATGATAAATGCCAGATGTTGTTTGACAACTGCTTCAAAGTTATTTCAGGTCCTAATGCTCCTGACCTTACTATCCGTGAACTTGAGAATAAACTCATCGTCTATATTTCCAACAGGAAAGCTAACGATGCTGGTAATAACTTCCATGAAGGATATGCTGAACTTGACCCACGTATCCAACCTCCTCCAGGAGAGATATGGGATCCTTATTACAAGTTCGAAGGTTATAAAGTATACCAGCTGAAGAATTCCAATGTTACAATTGCTGACATTGAAAATGATGAACTTGCCAGGCAAGTATTCCAGTGTGATGTCAAAAACGGAGTTTCACGCCTTGTTAATTTCACATTTGACCAGTTGCTTGGTGCAAGTGTACCCACTGAAGAAGTTAATGGATCCAACCAGGGTATTGTTCACTCTTTTGAGTTAACAAAAGATGCCTTCACCGGAAATGACCTTGTAAACCATATCCAGTATTATTACCTGGCCGTTGCTTATGCTCATAACAACTACAAGGACTTTATTCCCACAGTTGCAGAAAACCTGAATGGTCAAAAGCAACCTTATTTACCAGGAAGAAAGAATATCAAGGTATACACCGGAATTCCCCATGTTCCTATAGGACCAGTTGCTTTCAAGGGTGATTATGGACAGGAAGTGGAGATTACGAGAACTTCCGGACAAGGTAATGGTGGAAATATTCTTGAACTTTCCGATGCAACTATTGCTGAAATCCTCAGTAAGAGCCCTGCAGATTCCATCAATGTTTATGGTAGCCCTAATTACCCGATTGCTTACAATGCCACTTATAAATTAGGATCGGGTCCGATTAAAGTAAAAGTTATTGATCCTTTAAATGTAAAAGATGGAAATTATACTGTAGCACTTGATTCAATGTTCAGTATACTGGTTCCGGTTGGATCGCGTGATACAGCCATGCCAACAACACGCTGGAGGCTTATTGATAACGAGACAGGAACTGTTTACAGATCGGATACAACTATTGACCTTCAAAATGAACAGTTATTTATCGATCTTGGATTGTCAGTAATGATGAGTCAAACCTTATATCCTGGCATTTATGAACCTGAGAGTGGAAAATACGCTCCGATTCTTCCAAATAATGGAATACAGGAAGGCAGTGTAGAATACGCTGATCCTGAGAACCCCTGGTTGTTCTTTATTCCTGATATTGATGGTGGTGGAGCATTAAACTGGATACGTTCAGGGAATCAAACTGCGGATGATGCCAGGGAAAATGACTGGGATGCCCCGGATAAACCATTTGACCCTGATCAGAATTATGAGAAATTGTTAGGTGGGACTTGGTCACCTTATCTCCTGGTAGCTTCTTCAAAGCAGGATACTGCCGGTCTGGCTTACGGTGAGCCCATTGCCAAACTCTCGAAGAATAGTAGTTATTTCTCTGATCTTGCCAGTGTGGATATTGTATTCACTGACGATAAAACGAAATGGACCCGTTGTCCGGTCATTGAAATGTGCCCATATTCTGATCTTGCTGAAGGCAATGCCAAACAATTTGACCTCCGCGCCCATCGTTCTGTTAACCAGGAAGGTGATACCAATGTTTCAAATACAGATCCTGCCATGAATTCTGATTATATCTCTACTCATGGAATGGGTTGGTTCCCAGGTTATGCCATCAATATTGAAACCGGAGAACGCCTCAATATGATTTTCGGAGAAGACTCACATCTAACAGACGATAACGGTAATGATATGATCTTTAATCCAACTTCAACGGTATTCGATGATCAGGGTAGAGCTGTATTTGGAGGAAAACATTATCTCTATATCATGAGCCATACTTCCGGTAAAGAAAATCGTATTTCCTTACCTCCTACTTCACCTATTAAAGCTGCAGATCTTAACTTCCCTGCTTATGATGCCGGAGCCTTCTTTGTAAAAGAGATGAAGAGAGCCTTCACTGTAGCTGTATATGCAAAACAGCTCAGGGCCTATTTGTTTGGAAATGCAATGTGGACAAGTATTCCAATGGCTAATCCAGCATCTCCATGGCTATCCAGTGATGTAAAAATCAAACTGAGAATTACCAAGCCTTATGCCCGATATTATTCAGAACCTATGACTGGCGAGTTTGTTGCCAATCATAACCAGAATAACTTCTGGCCAATGTATAACTTCAGTACTAAAGCTGTTACCACAGTTACTGACTCAACTGAAAAATCAGTCAGCGATCTGGACAAAATCAATATTGTCCCAAATCCTTACAATGGTTACTCCCCTTACGAAGTGAACCAGTTGGATAACAGGGTCAAGATTGTGAACTTACCTCAACGTTGTACCATTACTATTTATTCAACAGGCGGTTCAGTGATCCGTACCTTTAATAAGGATGAATCTAAAACATACATTGACTGGGATCTTAAGAATTTTGCAGGGATTCCGGTTGCTGGCGGTGTTTATATCATCCATGTAAAGGTTCCTGAAGTCGGGGAAAAAGTGATCAAATGGTTTGGTGCAATGCGTCCTATCGACTTAAATGCTTTCTAA
- a CDS encoding carboxypeptidase-like regulatory domain-containing protein — protein sequence MVRNLLIVIVLLFSASMTVFSQSGALKGKILDKATKEPIPFANIIVENNGTQAGGTSSDINGEYTIKPLNPGKYDIKASNVGYKPVLIRGFVLRSEKIEFQNIEMESTATELQTYEVVDYKIPLISKDNTTSGANITSEEISKMPSRNVSAVAASVGGVFSRDGEIGSMRGQREDGNVMYIDGIRVRGSSSLPESAIEQVSVILGGVPAQYGDATGGIINVTTKGPSRKFGGGLELQTSEFLDPYGYNRAGVNFTGPIFWNKDKTYSVLGYFVAADLEYKKDGSPLALGMYKVKDDILEELEKNPLRISPSGFGSFQNAEFIHMEDLEELKSTLNSNEFNLNTSLKLDVKSGKYSTLTFGGSYNAYNYHNYNWFHSIFNYNRNSLSTGNTWRVFGRYTQRFPADKESKSLIKNVYYSLQADYTSIYGKTEDAELKDNLFGYGYIGKFDTYKEKGYDFVEDTNQVAGFRLVMNGYRDTLITYQRAELNPVMANYTSNYYALYEGQTFGHYDNFDNIYLGGGLLNGYTPNGVFGGGVYGLFSAPGNSQAGYAISDQRQVTATLNLSADVGNHELKLGFTFERYTASSYSYAPAAFWPIMYQLANSHIIQLDLNNPINYNQTLFGQEILTTDYRRLYDGTSQRAFDKNIRTLMGLPVNGTDWVDINSYDINTQSINYYDQDNQMHTITLSKPLSVDLFSPDELLNDGNSIAFARGYDYYGNRLTGKPSIQDFYQEKDANGNYKREIAPFEPIYMAGYIQDKFSFDDLVFNVGLRFDRFDANQSVLKDPYTLYPAKTVGEVTNLGPIPSSMGSEYVVYVDNITNPTRITGYRDGSNWYDANGSVVLNPLEKLDAGNGIAPYLVDPTSKEITGASFADYDPQWTVMPRISFSFPISDEALFYAHYDVLTQRPKTNSTFSPLDYLFWAVQGNPTMNNPNLKPERTVDYELGFQQKVSNSSSINISGFYREFRDQIQSFRYTGAYPKTYYSYGNIDFGTVKGLTVSYDLRRTTNTRVRASYTLQFANGTGSSAETSSGLIRSGQPNLRTLIPYDYDRRHAFNVNIDFRYAEGKDYNGPVVGGKQIFKNAGFNITMNGGSGTPYTRSSLISPLGTARIIQGSINGSRLPGSFRLDGRLDKDFTLSSKKDDNGNVKEYYLNVYLQVLNILNSRNIMSVYSATGNPDDDGYLAAAEYQAQINSQLDTQSYIDFYRIRVNSPYNYSSPRMIRLGVGLNF from the coding sequence ATGGTAAGAAACTTACTCATTGTCATCGTCTTGCTTTTTTCAGCCAGCATGACAGTATTCTCCCAGTCGGGGGCTCTGAAAGGAAAGATTCTTGACAAAGCCACCAAAGAGCCTATTCCGTTTGCCAACATCATCGTGGAAAACAATGGAACACAGGCTGGTGGTACATCCTCCGACATCAATGGTGAATACACCATCAAGCCACTGAATCCTGGTAAGTACGACATCAAGGCTTCCAACGTTGGATACAAGCCAGTGTTGATCCGGGGATTTGTTCTACGGTCGGAAAAAATTGAATTCCAGAACATCGAAATGGAATCCACAGCCACGGAACTCCAGACTTATGAAGTAGTGGATTATAAAATTCCTTTGATCAGCAAGGACAACACTACATCTGGTGCTAACATCACTTCCGAGGAAATATCAAAGATGCCCAGCCGGAATGTTTCGGCCGTAGCAGCATCAGTGGGTGGTGTTTTCTCACGTGACGGTGAAATTGGCAGTATGCGTGGACAGCGTGAAGATGGAAACGTTATGTATATCGATGGAATCCGCGTGAGAGGTTCGAGCAGCCTCCCTGAATCAGCCATTGAACAGGTATCGGTTATTCTTGGTGGAGTGCCCGCCCAATACGGCGATGCCACCGGGGGTATTATTAATGTTACCACCAAAGGACCATCCAGGAAATTTGGGGGTGGATTGGAACTTCAGACTTCTGAATTCCTTGATCCTTATGGTTACAACCGTGCCGGTGTAAACTTTACAGGTCCTATCTTTTGGAATAAGGATAAAACTTATTCGGTACTCGGATACTTTGTTGCTGCCGACCTTGAATATAAAAAGGATGGATCTCCTCTGGCCTTGGGGATGTACAAAGTAAAAGATGACATTTTAGAAGAACTCGAAAAAAATCCGTTACGCATTTCTCCGTCAGGATTTGGTTCATTTCAGAATGCAGAGTTCATCCATATGGAAGACCTTGAAGAATTGAAATCTACTCTTAATTCGAATGAATTCAACCTTAATACCTCCCTTAAACTGGACGTTAAAAGTGGTAAATATTCCACTTTAACATTCGGAGGATCCTATAATGCATACAACTACCATAACTATAACTGGTTCCATTCAATATTCAATTATAACAGGAATTCGCTTTCAACCGGAAATACGTGGCGTGTATTTGGAAGATATACTCAACGTTTCCCAGCCGATAAAGAAAGCAAAAGCCTGATTAAAAACGTTTATTACAGTCTGCAAGCCGACTATACCAGCATTTATGGCAAAACAGAAGATGCAGAATTAAAAGATAATCTCTTTGGATATGGCTATATCGGCAAATTCGACACCTATAAAGAAAAAGGTTACGATTTTGTTGAAGATACAAACCAGGTGGCAGGTTTCCGACTGGTGATGAATGGTTACAGGGATACCCTGATCACTTATCAAAGGGCTGAACTCAACCCGGTAATGGCAAACTATACATCCAATTATTATGCACTCTACGAAGGACAGACATTTGGTCATTATGATAATTTTGACAATATCTACCTCGGTGGTGGGCTTTTGAATGGCTACACTCCCAATGGTGTATTCGGAGGTGGTGTTTATGGGTTGTTCTCTGCCCCCGGCAATTCCCAGGCAGGCTATGCCATCAGTGACCAACGACAGGTTACAGCTACACTGAATCTCTCAGCTGATGTGGGGAACCATGAACTTAAACTCGGGTTTACTTTTGAAAGGTACACCGCAAGTTCCTATAGTTATGCTCCTGCTGCATTCTGGCCAATTATGTACCAATTAGCCAACTCACATATTATTCAGCTGGATCTTAACAACCCAATTAATTACAATCAAACGCTGTTTGGACAGGAAATACTTACTACTGATTATCGTCGTTTGTATGACGGAACCTCACAACGTGCTTTCGACAAGAATATCAGAACATTAATGGGACTTCCTGTAAATGGTACCGATTGGGTTGATATCAATTCATATGATATCAATACCCAATCAATTAATTACTACGATCAGGACAACCAAATGCATACAATTACACTCAGCAAACCATTATCAGTAGACCTATTCAGTCCTGATGAATTGCTGAATGATGGTAATTCAATTGCCTTTGCCAGGGGTTACGATTATTATGGTAATCGTCTGACGGGTAAACCCAGCATCCAGGATTTCTACCAGGAGAAAGATGCAAATGGAAATTATAAGCGCGAAATTGCTCCTTTTGAACCTATTTATATGGCAGGTTACATCCAGGATAAATTCTCATTTGATGACCTGGTATTTAACGTAGGACTTCGCTTCGACCGTTTCGATGCCAATCAGAGTGTGTTGAAAGATCCATATACTCTTTATCCTGCAAAAACAGTGGGTGAAGTGACTAACCTCGGACCTATTCCTTCCTCAATGGGAAGCGAATATGTCGTTTATGTTGACAACATCACTAATCCAACACGTATCACAGGTTACCGCGATGGTTCAAACTGGTATGATGCCAATGGTTCTGTTGTTCTAAACCCACTTGAAAAACTGGATGCCGGAAACGGAATTGCACCTTACCTTGTTGATCCTACTTCAAAGGAAATCACAGGTGCATCATTCGCTGATTATGATCCTCAATGGACCGTAATGCCGCGTATTTCATTCTCATTCCCCATCTCTGATGAAGCATTATTCTATGCTCACTACGATGTTCTGACTCAACGCCCAAAAACAAATTCTACTTTCAGTCCTCTGGATTACTTATTCTGGGCTGTTCAGGGTAACCCAACTATGAATAATCCCAACCTGAAGCCAGAACGCACGGTAGATTATGAACTTGGATTTCAGCAGAAGGTCTCCAACTCTTCTTCCATCAACATATCCGGGTTCTATCGTGAGTTCCGTGATCAGATCCAGAGTTTCCGTTATACCGGGGCATATCCTAAGACCTATTATTCATATGGTAATATCGACTTTGGAACTGTTAAAGGTTTAACTGTTTCCTATGACCTACGCAGAACTACCAACACCCGCGTAAGGGCCAGTTATACCCTGCAGTTTGCAAACGGAACCGGTTCAAGTGCTGAAACTTCATCAGGATTGATCCGTTCAGGACAGCCTAACCTTCGTACTTTGATCCCTTATGACTATGACCGTCGTCATGCTTTTAATGTCAATATCGACTTCCGTTATGCTGAAGGCAAGGATTACAATGGTCCGGTAGTAGGTGGAAAACAAATCTTTAAGAATGCAGGTTTCAATATTACAATGAATGGCGGATCGGGAACCCCTTATACCCGTTCAAGCCTGATTTCACCATTGGGAACAGCCAGAATTATTCAGGGTTCCATCAATGGTTCCCGCCTGCCTGGCTCATTCAGGCTTGATGGACGTCTCGACAAAGACTTCACTTTATCTTCAAAGAAGGATGACAATGGCAACGTAAAGGAATATTACCTAAACGTTTATCTACAGGTGCTCAATATCCTTAACTCCAGAAACATCATGAGCGTATATTCTGCAACAGGGAACCCGGATGATGACGGTTACCTGGCAGCTGCAGAATACCAGGCCCAGATCAATTCACAGTTGGATACTCAATCCTACATCGACTTTTACAGGATCCGTGTGAACAGTCCTTACAACTACAGTTCGCCCCGAATGATCCGTCTTGGCGTTGGCCTTAACTTCTAA
- a CDS encoding adenosylhomocysteinase codes for MEQILTDTDLSYKVSDIKLAEWGRKEIEIAEKEMPGLMAIRRKYAAEKPLKGARITGSLHMTIQTAVLIETLVELGADVRWASCNIFSTQDHAAAAIAAVGIPVFAWKGESLDEYWWCTYMALSFPGGKGPNLIVDDGGDATLLIHKGFAAEKDSSLLKVAASSIEEESILKVLRECIVENPGKWHQVVSEWKGVSEETTTGVHRLYQMMEKGELLIPAINVNDSVTKSKFDNLYGCRESLADGIKRATDVMLAGKVVVVCGYGDVGKGCAKSMRAYGSRVIVTEIDPICALQAAMEGFEITTIEDALTEGNIYVTTTGNKDVITVEHMSKMKDQAIVCNIGHFDNEIQVDKLNSYQGVKRTEIKPQVDKYEFADGHAIFLLAEGRLVNLGCATGHPSFVMSNSFSNQTLAQLDLWKNSYEVGVYRLPKYLDEEVARLHLEQLGVKLTKLSPEQAAYISVPVEGPYKPDHYRY; via the coding sequence ATGGAACAAATATTGACAGATACTGACTTATCTTATAAGGTCAGTGATATTAAACTTGCTGAATGGGGTCGCAAGGAGATAGAAATCGCCGAAAAAGAGATGCCGGGTTTAATGGCAATCAGACGTAAGTATGCAGCTGAAAAACCTTTAAAAGGAGCCAGGATCACAGGATCTCTGCATATGACTATTCAAACTGCAGTATTGATTGAAACACTGGTTGAACTGGGCGCTGATGTTCGTTGGGCTAGCTGTAATATTTTCAGTACACAGGATCATGCTGCCGCTGCTATTGCTGCTGTTGGAATCCCTGTTTTCGCATGGAAAGGTGAATCACTCGATGAATATTGGTGGTGTACCTACATGGCTTTAAGCTTTCCCGGTGGAAAAGGACCTAACCTGATTGTTGACGATGGTGGTGATGCTACATTATTAATACACAAAGGATTTGCAGCCGAGAAAGATTCATCTTTACTCAAAGTTGCTGCCTCCAGCATCGAAGAGGAAAGTATTTTGAAAGTTCTTCGTGAATGCATTGTTGAGAATCCCGGTAAATGGCATCAGGTGGTATCAGAATGGAAGGGTGTTTCTGAAGAAACAACCACTGGCGTTCACAGGCTTTACCAAATGATGGAAAAAGGTGAACTCCTGATTCCTGCTATCAATGTGAATGATTCTGTTACAAAATCAAAATTTGATAACCTCTATGGCTGCCGCGAATCACTTGCTGATGGTATTAAGCGTGCCACTGATGTGATGCTTGCCGGAAAAGTGGTTGTTGTTTGTGGATATGGAGACGTTGGCAAAGGTTGCGCAAAATCTATGAGGGCATATGGATCCAGGGTTATCGTCACCGAGATCGATCCTATCTGTGCGCTGCAAGCTGCTATGGAAGGCTTTGAAATCACTACCATCGAGGATGCACTTACTGAAGGCAATATCTATGTGACCACTACCGGTAACAAGGATGTTATCACTGTTGAGCATATGTCGAAGATGAAAGACCAGGCCATTGTTTGCAATATCGGCCATTTTGATAATGAAATCCAGGTAGATAAACTGAATAGTTATCAAGGTGTTAAACGTACTGAGATCAAACCTCAGGTGGATAAGTATGAATTTGCTGATGGCCATGCCATATTCCTTCTCGCTGAAGGCAGACTCGTTAACCTGGGTTGTGCCACAGGCCACCCCAGTTTCGTAATGAGTAATTCATTCTCAAACCAAACACTGGCTCAGCTTGACCTTTGGAAAAACAGCTATGAAGTTGGAGTTTACAGGCTTCCAAAATACCTCGATGAGGAAGTAGCCCGTTTACATCTTGAGCAGTTAGGTGTCAAACTTACCAAATTAAGCCCGGAACAGGCTGCTTATATTTCAGTCCCAGTAGAAGGCCCTTATAAACCGGATCATTACAGGTATTAA